GCGCGTCCGCTGCGCCGGGCGCTGCAACGCTATGTGGAAAGCCCGCTCAGCGTCCGGTTGCTTAAGGGCGAGTTCAAGGCCGGAGACCTGGTGATCGTCGATGTTGACGGGGAAGGCATTGTCTTTCACCGGCGGGAAGGGGCCGCCCCGCACCTGATCCCCGCTGATAATGGGCGCCCTGCCGCCAATGACAACCAGCAGCCGGACACAGACAAGCCGGTGGTCGTCTGGAGCAGCCAGTAGACGGTTGGCGGAAAAAGCGGCAGGAGCCAGGTGGCAGGTGAATGAATTCCTTCGGCGGCGGGCGCGGCAGCCCGCCGCCGTGCGTTAGCGGTTTCTTCCGCGCTTGCTGCGGCGCTCGTACAGCTCGATGGCGGCCATGCCCCCCAGCAACAGCAGCCCCAGGCCGATCACTGCCACGCCGATCAGGGTGTTACCGGGGCGTCCGCCCGGCGCAACGGCGACCGGCGTTGGCGTGGGCAGGGCCAGGGTTGGGCGGGGCGTGATCGTCGCCGAAGGCGGGGAGGGCAGCAGGGTCGCCGTCGGGGATGGCGTGGCCGTCGGCCCGGCGGCGACAGCGATCCCGCCGGCAGGGGTGAGGGTATCCGTCAGCGCGGGTGTGGGGGATGGCGCTGGCGGCGCTTCCGGGCGGATGCGCAGTTCCTCGCCGGGCAGGATCACGCTGTCCATACTCAGGTCGTTAAGGGTCAGCAGATCGTCCAGCGTCAGGCCGTGGCGGGCGGCGATACTCCATAGCGTGTCGCCGCTGCGGACGGTGTAGGTGGTGGGCGGTGTGGTGGGTGTCCAGGTGGGCGGCGGTGTCTGGCCGGGGGCCAGACGGATGATCAGCGTGTCGCCCGGATGCAGCACGGGGTTCGGCCCCAGGCCGTTGAGGTAAAGCAGTTCGTCCAGCGTTATGCGGTAGCGTGCGGCGATTGCCCAGGCGCTCTGGCCCGGCTGGACTTTATGGGTCAACGGCCCCGGCGGGAGCGGAGTCGCCCCTTCCGCCGGCTGGACGAGGATTTCGTCGCCCGGCAGCAGAATCGGATCGTCCGGCAGGTTGTTGAGGCGCAGTAATGTAGCCAGGTCTACGCCGTAGACGGCGGCGATGTCCCAGGCTGTCTGGCCGATCTGCACCACGTGGACGATCGAGCCATCTTCGCGGGGGGCAGCGCGGGTGACCGGCACGACCACCGGCGGTGCGGGGGCCTGCCGGACGGGCGGGCTGCCGGGGGCCGGGGCGTAATCCGAGGGTACGCCCACGAGCAGCACGTACATATTCTGGCCGCCGGCGCTGGCGAAGCCCGCCCCCACATGAATGTGCCGCGTGGAGGTCATTGTAGCGTAGTGGATGGCGCTGTTTTCCCACCAGACGACGCCCTGGCCGGGGGAGAGATTCGTCCCACCGACGATGTTCTCAGCTACATAACCCCGGTAACCGGCGGCGTTGGCCCGCTGCTGGGGGGTACTGCCGCCTGCGCCGGTGTGGGTGTAGCTCATATTGGCAGCCATCCACTCGGCGTGGCTCTGAGCGGCGGCCATCAACGCCCCATCAGGGCTGAAGGGCGGCAGTCCGCGTGCGGCCCGTAGTTCGTTGACCAGGCGGATGATCTCGCCTGCGGGGGACTGGGCGCCAGCGGAGGGCGGCAAGGTATGGAGTACCAGCGTCGCGGCAAACAGCAGGATAGTGAGCAGACGACGGTTCATAGTGGGAACTATACCGCGCCCGGCGGCGAGAAAAAAGAGGCATACATACACAGGGATGGCTGTTACCAACTGGTTGCTATCCCCCTAGCACGAACGCCTGCGCGTAGCATCTCAATTACACGACCTGCACATGCGCCAGCATGTCACGATGCTTGACTCAGAGGCTGATTCATGCTACGCTGAAAAACGATTGCGCAAACGTTTTTCTGTACAGGTCTACCCGCTTATTTTGTGCATTCTGTGACGATCGGATCAGCAGGAGCGGTGTCCGTGGCGACCATCCGGGACGTGGCCGAGCGGGCCGGGGTATCGGTCTCAACGGTGTCGCACGTGATCAATGGGACCCGCCGGGTGAGCCGGGAGACGCAGGAACGCGTGCAGGCGGCAATGACCGCCCTGCATTACCAGCCCAATCGCCTGGCCCGCAGCCTGCGCAGCCGCCGCACCCAGACACTGGGCGTGCTGCTGCCCAACAGTGCCAACCCGTTCTTTGCCCAAGTGCTGCTGGGGATTGAAGCGGCGGGGTACGATCACGGCTATAACGTCATCCTTGGCAACGCCAACGACGACCCCCGTCGCGAGTTAGCCTACCTGGATATCCTGCTTTCCAAGCAGGTGGACGGGGTGGTCCTGGTCTCCACGGGAGCCTACGGCGCGGCGCTGGACTTCCTGATGGCGCATGATGCGCCGGTGGTGATGGTCGATCGTTCGCCGGGTGAGGCCTACGACTCCTTCCAGATCGATACGGTATTTGTGGAGAATACGCGCGGGGGGGTGCTGGCGACGGAATACCTGTTGCGGCTGGGGCATCGGGCTATCGGCTGCATCAGTGGGCCGTCGTTGCTGACCTCCAGTGCGGAGCGGGTGATCGGCTACCGGCAGGCGCTGATCGAAGCCGGGGTGGGCGTGGACGAAACGCTGATTGTCGCCGGTGACTTTCAGCACGAAAGCGGCTACCGGGCCTGCCGCGAATTACTGGCCCGCCCGTCGCCGCCCACCGCCCTATTTGTCTGTAACGATCTGATGGCGGTTGGGGCGCTGTGCGCTGCACATGAGGCCGGTCTGCGCGTCCCGGAAGACATCTCGATCGTGGGCTTTGACGATATTCCGCTGGCGTCGTTCAGTGTGCCGCGCCTGACCACGGTCGCCCAGCCCGCCCGGCAACTTGGGGCGCGGGCAGTGGCGCTGCTGGTCTCCCGCCTGAAGGATCGCCAGTTGCCTGCCCGCCATGAACGCCTGCCGGTCCACCTGGTGGAGCGCGATTCCTGCCAGCGCTACAAAGGGAGAGAGTGATCGTGAAGAAGACTGGTCTGCTTAACCAGCCGCTTTCGGCGGTCATCGCCGGTCTGGGGCACACCGACATGCTGGTCATCGGTGACGCCGGCCTGCCCATCCCCGCCGGGCCGCAGCGCATCGATCTGGCTGTCAGCGCGGGTGTCCCGCCTTTCCTGGAAGTCGTGCGCGCCGTGCTGGGGGAGATGGCCGTCCAGGGCGCGATCGTCGCTACCGAGATGGCCAGCGTCAGCCCGGCCATGCACGCTGCGCTCCGCGACATCCTGGGGGATATTCCTGTAGAAGTTGTGCCGCACGAAGTCTTCAAAGCCCGGACGCGGGAGGCGCGCGCCATCGTCCGCACGGGCGAATTCACGCCCTACGCCAATGTGATCCTGATCGCGGGAGTGGTCTTCTGATGACGGCGATAACCATGCCGGGCACCCGGCGGCGGACGGACTGGCGGCTGTTCTTTCAGCGTTACGGGCTGTTTATGGTGTTCCTGCTGCTCTGCGCGGCGCTGACGCTGGCTTCAGACCGCTTTCTCACGGTTGATAACCTGCTGAACATCCTGCGCCAGTCGGCCATCAACGGCATTATTTCGGTAGGGATGATGATGGTCATCCTGACGCGCGGCATCGATCTATCGGTAGGGTCGATTCTGGCCCTGGCGACGCTGATCACCGCCAGCATGGTGCAGGGCGGCGCAGAACCGGTGCTGGGGCTGCTGGTCTGTCTGGTTGTGGGCGGCGCACTGGGGCTGATCACTGGCCTGCTGGTCAGCGTGGTGCGCATCCCGCCGTTCATCGCCACGCTGGGCATGATGACCTTCGCCCGTGGGCTGGCCCTGGTCTATTCCGGCGGCCAGCCGATCACCGGGCTGGGCGATGGCTTCCGCCAGATCGGGACTGGTTTCCTCGGCCCGATCCCGATGCCGGTTGTGGTGGCGGCGGTGGTCTTTGTTGGGGGATACCTGTTGCTCAACCACACCACCCTGGGCCGCCATATCTTCGCCCTGGGCGACAACGAACGCGCCGCCTATGTTTCCGGCCTGCCTACCCGGCGCATCACGGCCTTTGTCTACGTGCTATCCGGTGTGCTTTCCGCGCTAGCGGGCGCGATCCTGGTCGCCCGGCTGAACTCGGCACAGCCGACGGCCGGCATGGGTTTTGAGTTTGATGCTATCGCCGCCGTGGTGGTAGGCGGTACCAGCTTTGATGGCGGCGAGGGCACGGTGCCCGGCACGCTGCTGGGCGTCCTGATCATCGGTGTCCTGAACAACGGCCTCAACCTGCTGAACGTCCCGTCTTTCTATCAGGGGGTGGTGCAGGGCGCGGTCATTGCGCTGGCGCTGCTGCTGCACCGCCTCATCCGGTAATCTCGTGTTGCCCGTTTGCCGGGAAAAGGAGGTGCCTGGCGCCTGAATGTTGTTGACGATTTTCGGGCCTGTTCTTCACCTCAAAATAGGTTCAAAAGGAGTAGCATGATGACACGCCGAATTGCTGCAGTAATGCTGGTTCTCGCGTTGCTGGTCGCCCCGCTGGCCGTGGTTTCCGGCCAGGAGGGGTATACCCTGGGTCTGTCGCTCTCGACGTTAAACAATCCGTTCTTTGTGACGCTACGCGATGGTGCGCAGGCGGCGGCTGACGCGCTGGGGGTCGAGCTGGTCGTGGTTGACTCGCAGGACGACCCGGCGACCGAAGCGGCCAATATGGAAGACCTGATCGCCCAGGGCGTGGACGCGATCCTGGTCAACCCGACCGATGCAGACGCGATTGTACCGTCGATCCTGGCGGCCAACGCGGCGGGCATCCCGGTCTTCACGATTGACCGCGGCGCGGCGGGCGGCGAGGTGGTCAGCCATATCGCTTCTGATAACGTCGCTGGCGGCACCATGGCCGGGCGCTTCCTGTGCAAGCTGCTGGGCGGCCAGGGCAAGGTGGTGGAGCTGGAAGGCATCGCCGGGACGTCGGCGGCGCGGGATCGTGGCGCGGGCTTCAACGCTTACCTGAGCGAATCGTGCCCCGGTCTGGAAGTGGTGGCGCGGCAGACGGCCAACTTCAACCGTGCTGAAGGCCTGAGCGTGTTCGAGAATATCCTGCAGGCCGAGCCGGAGATTGATGGCGTCTTCGCCCACAACGACGAGATGATCCTGGGCGCGATTGAGGCCGCGACGGCGGCGGGCCGCGCTGCGGACATCAAGTTTGTTGGCTTTGACGCGATCGATGACGCGGTAGCGGCGGTCCAGGCCGGTACGCTGGCGGCGACGGTCGCTCAGCAGCCCGCGCTGATGGGCGACCTGGGCGTACGGACTGCGGTGGCCTACCTGAACGGCGAGACGGTTGAGGCGTACATCCCGGTGGCGCTGCGGCTGGTGCAGAAGCTGACGCTCGGTCTGTCGCTCTCGACGTTAAACAATCCGTTCTTTGTGACGCTGCGCGATGGTGCGCAGGCGGCGGCTGACGCGCTGGGTACGGTTGAGCTGGTTGTGGTTGACTCGCAGGACGACCCGGCGACCGAAGCGGCCAATATGGAGGACCTGATCGCCCAGGGCGTGGACGCGATCCTGGTCAACCCGACCGATGCTGACGCGATCGTGCCGTCGATCCTGGCGGCCAACGCGGCGGGCATCCCGGTCTTCACGATTGACCGCGGCGCGGCGGGCGGCGAGGTGGTCAGCCATATCGCTTCCGATAACGTGGCCGGTGGCCGGCTGGCGGGCGAGTTCCTGTGCAACGCCCTCGGCGGCCAGGGCAAGGTGGTGGAGCTGGAAGGCATCGCCGGGACGTCGGCGGCGCGGGATCGTGGCGCGGGCTTCAACGCTTACCTGAGCGAATCGTGCCCCGGTCTGGAAGTGGTGGCGCGGCAGACGGCCAACTTCAACCGCGCTGAGGGCCTGAGCGTGTTCGAGAACATCCTGCAGGCTGAGGCCGAAATCGATGGCGTCTTCGCCCACAACGACGAGATGATCCTGGGCGCGATTGAGGCGGCCACGGCTGCCGGGCGTGAAGGTATCGTCTTCGTCGGCTTCGACGCGATCGATGACGCGGTAGCGGCGGTCCAGGCCGGTACGCTGGCGGCGACTATCGCTCAGCAGCCCGCGCTGATGGGCGAACTGGGCGTCATGACCGCAGCGGCTTACCTGGGTGGCGAGGAAGTCCCGGCGTCGATCCCGGTGGCGCTCAGCCTGGTGACGGCGGAGTAGCCAGTCGTCCCGAACGTTGGCGCGCGGGGGCGGTCTGCGGGCCGCCCCCGCCGAATCGACTATCCGGATGGTAAGGTAACGGACGGGCAGCCATGAGCGAGGCGCAACCGCTGCTGCAGATGCAGCGGATTTCCAAGACATTCCCCGGCGTGCAGGCCCTCAAGCAGGTTGACCTGACGGTTGACCCCGGGGAAATCCTGGCCCTGGTGGGGGAAAACGGGGCGGGCAAGAGCACCCTGGTGCGCATCCTGAACGGCGTCTTCCTGCCTGACGCCGATTCCGGGCCGATTCTCTGGAATGGCCGGGCGGTGACCATTCATTCGCCGCACGACGCCCAGGCGCTGGGCATTAGCATGATCCACCAGGAACTGGCCCTGATCCCATACCTGGATGTGGGCAAGAACATCTACCTGGGGCGGGAACCGGCTGGCGCAGTGCCGGGGACAGTCGACTGGCAGCGCCTGTATGCCCAGGCGCGAGTCCAGCTTGACCGCCTGAACCTGGAGATTGACCCGCGTACGGAGGTGCGTTTCCTGCCACTGGCGCAGCGCCAGATGGTCGAGGTGGCCAAGGCGCTTTCCCTGGATGCACGCCTGATTGTCATGGACGAGCCGACCTCGTCGCTGACCGACCGCGAGGTGGAAACGCTCTTTGACCAGATGCGTGCGCTGAAGGCGCAGGGGGTTTCGGTCATCTTCATCTCCCACCGGCTGGAAGAGATCTTCGCCATTGCCGATCGGGTGACTGTCCTGCGGGATGGCGAACTGGTGGGGACGGAGCCGGTGGCTGGCCTGACCGAGGAAAAGGTCATCCGCATGATGGTCGGGCGCGAGTTGACCGATATTTACGAGCGCAGCGGGCGCACGGACAGCAGGGACCCGGTACTGGAGGTGGAAGGGCTGTCCTCCCACGGCGCAATTGAAGACATCAGCTTCAAGTTGTACCGGGGCGAGATCCTGGGGGTGGCCGGGCTGGTCGGGGCGGGGCGGACGGAACTGGCTGAGACGATCTTCGGCCTGCGCCCCGCGCACGCTGGCGTCATCCGCCTGGACGGCCAGCCAGTGACGATCCGGCGTCCGGCGCAGGCCATCGCCCAGGGTATTGGCTTTGTGCCGGAAGATCGCAAGGCACAGGGGCTGTTCCTGCGCATGGGGGTTGGCGAAAATATTGTGATGGCCGTGCTGCGGCAGCTGACACGCCTGGGCCTGATCCAGGGCGGGCGGGCGGAGAGCATCGCCCGCGATTTTGTGGCCCGGCTGGACATCCGCACGCCATCCATCCAGCAGCGGGTGCGCAACCTGAGCGGCGGCAACCAGCAGAAGGTGGTCATCGCCAAATGGCTGACGCTCAAGCCGCGGGTGCTGATCCTGGACGAGCCGACGCGCGGCATTGACGTGGGCGCCAAGGCGGAGATTTACCACCTGATGAACGATCTGGCTGCGCAGGGGGTAGGCATTCTGATGATCTCGTCCGAATTGCCGGAAGTGCTGGGCGTCAGCGACCGGGTGCTGGTCATGCATGAAGGGCGGCTGACCGGGGAATTCGATCCTCGTACGGCCACCCAGGATGACATCATGAGCGCGGCTACCGGCAGCGCCGCCGGGTATAACGCCAACGGTGGGGGGAAGGGCCTATGACCACAGTGACAGGCGTCCAGGCCCGGCGGGCCATCTTTGCCAGCTGGCTGCGGCGCGGGACGGTGTTCATCATCCTGTTAACGCTGGTGGTGTTCTTTTCGCTGGCGTCGGATCGATTTCTGCAGTCGCGCAATCTGGTCAACATCCTGGTGCAAAACGCGCCGGTGATCGTCATGGCGGTCGGCATGACGATGGCCATGCTGGTCGGCGGGATCGACCTGTCGGTAGGGTCGGTGGCGGCGCTGGCCGGGGCTATCTCCGCCGGGCTGATCGTGCGCGACGGCCTGTCGGTTTACGCCGGTATGCTGGTCGGGCTGGTGGTGGGCCTGGCCATCGGATTGCTCAATGGCGTGCTGGTGGTCTACGGCAAGTTGCCGCCGTTCGTGGCCACGCTGGCTACCATGGGCATTGCCCGCGGCCTGACGCTGGTTTATACCGAAGGCCGCCCGATCTCCGGCATGGGGGATGCCTACACCTTCTGGGGGTCGGGGGTAGTGGCGGAAGTGCCGGTTCCGGTGATCGTCTGGCTGGTGATCGTGGCGCTGGCCTATTTGCTGCTGACCCAGACGCGCTTTGGCCTGCACGTTTACGCCATTGGTGGCGGCGAGGAGACGGCGCGGCTGGCCGGTGTGGCGGTCAACCGCGTCAAGCTGCTGACCTACGGGATCAGCGGGTTGCTAGCCGGGTTGGCCGGGTTACTGCTGACAGCACGGCTGTGGTCGGCCCAGCCACAGGTGGCAGTCGGCTTCGAACTGAACGCAATTGCGGCGGCAGTGCTGGGCGGGGTTAGCCTGTTCGGCGGCGTGGGCAGCGTGCTGGGCGCAGTGGTTGGCGCGCTCATCGTTGGCGTATTGGGCAACGGCATGAACCTGCTGCGTGTGGCCTCCTACCCGCAGCAGGTGATCCAGGGTATCGTGCTCGTCCTGGCGGTGGCCGTCGATATGTACACCAAGCGGCTGGAGAATCGTTGACCTGCTTTCCGCTGGAGGTCAGAAAAAGGGCGCACCCCTGTGACGTGCGCCCTTTTGAGTCGGTGGTTGGCCCGCCAGATCACCCGGCAGCCAGCGGCATCAGCAGCCGGCTGAGGCTCTGCACGTCGTCGCCCGCGCTGATCGGACGCAACCGCACGCGGAAGGTGTAGCTGCCCGGCAGCAGCAGGTATTGCGGCAGTGTGCCGGGGCCGCAACTGGCCCCACCCAGCCCGCACTGCATCAGGTCCAGGTTGAGGATCACCTCGTCGCGGCGGGTCAGCTCGTTGGTGTGGAAAGCGGCGTACAGGTCGGTGGCGGTGTAGTGACTGACGCTGGCTTCCATGGTCGGCTGGGCCACCGCCAGCAGACCTGTTCCGGCTTCGTTGGTCAGCGCCAGCCAGCGCACGTCAGTCTTGTTGCCGTTCTCCTGCGGCAGGATGTAAGGCACATACTGCTCGTCTACCGTGCCCCGGTAGAGGCCAACCGGTGCGCCTGCCTTGCGGTCGATGTAGCTTTCGTGGGGGCCGCGCCCGAACCAGGCCACCTGTTCGAACCCGCCGGGGAGCTGCAGCGTCAGGCCCAGCCGTGGCAGGGGTGGGAGGTCGAGCGGTACGTGGATCGCGGCGTTGATGACCACATCGCCGCTGCCAAAGATGCTGTAGGTCAGCGTGTGGTGCAGGCGGGTGGTCGTTCCGGTAGCCTGCGCCACCGCCCGGACGGTGATCGTGACCAGGCCCGGCGCGGGTTGAGTCACATCCACCGCCTCGACCCGCCGTTCCAGGCGATCCAGCCCGGCATCCAGCCAGAGCTTGAGCAGCTTGGGCGGCTGGGCTGACGAGACAGCCAGCGCCGGCTCGGCCTTGAAGCCATCGTTGTCGGTCGCCGCGCGCCACACATTGAGCATTGGCCCGGCGGCGATCAGCGCAGTATCCCGGAAGCTCAGCGCGGCGATTGTCCCGGCGACGGTGTCAAAGGCCAGGCGGAAGTCGCCGCCCTCGATCACGGCCTGCCCGGCCTCCTGGGTCAGGCCCAAGGCAGGGAGCCGCTCCAGCGCCAGGCGGGTTGGACCGGGCGCGGCTAGCGGCAGCGCGAACTGCTCCCAGGCGATCTCATGCCCGGCGGAGGCCCAGGGCGTATCTTCCGCCAGGGTGAAGCGCACAGTCAGGAAGGCTTCCGCGCCGGGCTTGAGGACGGGCGGCGTGTAGGTCAGGTGGATTTCGCGGCTCTCCTGCGGCGGGATATCCAGCGCCGGCAACGCGCCGGCGGCCAGCGTCTCACCGTCAGCGGCGATTTCCCACGCGCCACGCACCCCCTCCAGCCCGGTGAAATACGCGCGGTTGGTCACACGGATGATCCCGGCGGCCAGGTCAACCGCCTCCACCCGGATCGGCTGGAACAGTTTTTTGCATTCCCACATGGCCGGGTGCGGGGTACGGTCGGGCCAGATCAGGCCGTTGATGCAGAAGTTGCGGTCGTTGATGGTATCGCCGAAGTCGCCGCCGTAGGCCCAGTAGTTACGTCCCTGCTCGTCGGTTTTGAGCAGGCCCTGATCCACCCAATCCCAGATAAAACCACCCTGCAGGCCGGGGTGGCTCTCGATGGCTTCCCAGTATTCTTTAAGGTTGCCGGTGCTGTTGCCCATCGAATGGGCGTACTCGCACATGATCAGCGGGCGGTCGCCGCGCGGGTCGTCAGCGTAGGCCACGATACGCTCGATGGTCGGGTACATCGGGCAGACGATATCTGTCGCCAGGTGGCCGCCGTACCAGTCCCGGTTGATCGCGCCCTCGTAGTGCAGCGGGCGGGAGGGATCGTAGCCGCGAATCCAGCCGGCCAGGGCGTCGTGGGCCGGGCCGTAGCCGCTCTCGTTGCCCAGCGACCACAGGATGATGCAGGGGTGATTTTTGTCGCGCTCGACCATGCGTACGCCGCGCTCGACGATGGCGTTCAACCACTCTGGCTCATGGGCCAGGCGGTTATAGAGGGCGTGGCACTCGATGTTGGCCTCGTCGATGATGTAAAGGCCGTACTCGTCGCACAGGTCGTACCAGCGGGTATCGTTGGGGTAGTGGCTGGTGCGCACGGCATTGAAGTTGAACTGCTTCATCAGCCGGATGTCGGCGATCATACTTTCCAGGGTGACAGCCTTGCCGCGCCGGTCGTCATGTTCATGGCGGTTGACGCCCCTGATCAGCACCGGCTGGCCATTGATCAGCAGGGTGCGTCCGCGCACTTCGATGCGCCGGAAGCCGATGCGCAGCCGACGGGCGTCTACCGTCTGGCCTTCGGCATCCTGCAGGGCGACGACCAGCGTGTACAGGTGCGGTGTTTCCGCTGACCACTGACGCGGGGCAGGGATGGCTGCTGTTAGCTCGGCTTTGAGGATGGTGTTGTCATCCAGCACGACTGGCGCACTGACTGGCGCGGCAAACAGCGGCGCGCCATCCGGGTCATAGAGCGCCATGCTGACACGGCAGCCCGCCGCGCTGGCCCCCGTGGCTACGCCGATCCGGGCACGGACGTGCAGCTGCCCATCGCGCAGGTTATCATCCAGCTCTGGCCGGGCGAAGATGTCGGCCAGGTGGACGTTTGGCACACTATACAGGTACACGTCGCGGTAGATACCGGCCATCCACCAGTGATCCTGGTCTTCCAGGTAGCTGCCATCCGACCAGCGGATAACCATAGCGGCCAGGGTGTTCTCGCCCCGCAGGAGGAAGGGCGTGATGTCGAATTCAGCGGTCAGGCGCGAGTCCTGGCTGTAGCCGACCTGGTGGCCGTTGATCCAGACGTAGAAAGCGCTTTCCACACCTTCAAAGGCCAGGATCACCCGCCGCCCGGCCCAACCCTCCGGGAGT
This is a stretch of genomic DNA from Anaerolineae bacterium. It encodes these proteins:
- a CDS encoding sugar ABC transporter ATP-binding protein, translated to MSEAQPLLQMQRISKTFPGVQALKQVDLTVDPGEILALVGENGAGKSTLVRILNGVFLPDADSGPILWNGRAVTIHSPHDAQALGISMIHQELALIPYLDVGKNIYLGREPAGAVPGTVDWQRLYAQARVQLDRLNLEIDPRTEVRFLPLAQRQMVEVAKALSLDARLIVMDEPTSSLTDREVETLFDQMRALKAQGVSVIFISHRLEEIFAIADRVTVLRDGELVGTEPVAGLTEEKVIRMMVGRELTDIYERSGRTDSRDPVLEVEGLSSHGAIEDISFKLYRGEILGVAGLVGAGRTELAETIFGLRPAHAGVIRLDGQPVTIRRPAQAIAQGIGFVPEDRKAQGLFLRMGVGENIVMAVLRQLTRLGLIQGGRAESIARDFVARLDIRTPSIQQRVRNLSGGNQQKVVIAKWLTLKPRVLILDEPTRGIDVGAKAEIYHLMNDLAAQGVGILMISSELPEVLGVSDRVLVMHEGRLTGEFDPRTATQDDIMSAATGSAAGYNANGGGKGL
- a CDS encoding LysM peptidoglycan-binding domain-containing protein, whose product is MNRRLLTILLFAATLVLHTLPPSAGAQSPAGEIIRLVNELRAARGLPPFSPDGALMAAAQSHAEWMAANMSYTHTGAGGSTPQQRANAAGYRGYVAENIVGGTNLSPGQGVVWWENSAIHYATMTSTRHIHVGAGFASAGGQNMYVLLVGVPSDYAPAPGSPPVRQAPAPPVVVPVTRAAPREDGSIVHVVQIGQTAWDIAAVYGVDLATLLRLNNLPDDPILLPGDEILVQPAEGATPLPPGPLTHKVQPGQSAWAIAARYRITLDELLYLNGLGPNPVLHPGDTLIIRLAPGQTPPPTWTPTTPPTTYTVRSGDTLWSIAARHGLTLDDLLTLNDLSMDSVILPGEELRIRPEAPPAPSPTPALTDTLTPAGGIAVAAGPTATPSPTATLLPSPPSATITPRPTLALPTPTPVAVAPGGRPGNTLIGVAVIGLGLLLLGGMAAIELYERRSKRGRNR
- a CDS encoding ABC transporter permease, with product MTTVTGVQARRAIFASWLRRGTVFIILLTLVVFFSLASDRFLQSRNLVNILVQNAPVIVMAVGMTMAMLVGGIDLSVGSVAALAGAISAGLIVRDGLSVYAGMLVGLVVGLAIGLLNGVLVVYGKLPPFVATLATMGIARGLTLVYTEGRPISGMGDAYTFWGSGVVAEVPVPVIVWLVIVALAYLLLTQTRFGLHVYAIGGGEETARLAGVAVNRVKLLTYGISGLLAGLAGLLLTARLWSAQPQVAVGFELNAIAAAVLGGVSLFGGVGSVLGAVVGALIVGVLGNGMNLLRVASYPQQVIQGIVLVLAVAVDMYTKRLENR
- a CDS encoding DUF4981 domain-containing protein — its product is MPCSARHAQHVPDWENPQITAINRLPARAPLIPFPDEATALNHRQREDSPYFHSLNGRWRFHLTPNPQSAPAGFCQPEYDAANWGTIDVPANWMMQGYDKPIYTNVKMPIPNDPPRVPHDDNPTGLYRTAFTLPEGWAGRRVILAFEGVESAFYVWINGHQVGYSQDSRLTAEFDITPFLLRGENTLAAMVIRWSDGSYLEDQDHWWMAGIYRDVYLYSVPNVHLADIFARPELDDNLRDGQLHVRARIGVATGASAAGCRVSMALYDPDGAPLFAAPVSAPVVLDDNTILKAELTAAIPAPRQWSAETPHLYTLVVALQDAEGQTVDARRLRIGFRRIEVRGRTLLINGQPVLIRGVNRHEHDDRRGKAVTLESMIADIRLMKQFNFNAVRTSHYPNDTRWYDLCDEYGLYIIDEANIECHALYNRLAHEPEWLNAIVERGVRMVERDKNHPCIILWSLGNESGYGPAHDALAGWIRGYDPSRPLHYEGAINRDWYGGHLATDIVCPMYPTIERIVAYADDPRGDRPLIMCEYAHSMGNSTGNLKEYWEAIESHPGLQGGFIWDWVDQGLLKTDEQGRNYWAYGGDFGDTINDRNFCINGLIWPDRTPHPAMWECKKLFQPIRVEAVDLAAGIIRVTNRAYFTGLEGVRGAWEIAADGETLAAGALPALDIPPQESREIHLTYTPPVLKPGAEAFLTVRFTLAEDTPWASAGHEIAWEQFALPLAAPGPTRLALERLPALGLTQEAGQAVIEGGDFRLAFDTVAGTIAALSFRDTALIAAGPMLNVWRAATDNDGFKAEPALAVSSAQPPKLLKLWLDAGLDRLERRVEAVDVTQPAPGLVTITVRAVAQATGTTTRLHHTLTYSIFGSGDVVINAAIHVPLDLPPLPRLGLTLQLPGGFEQVAWFGRGPHESYIDRKAGAPVGLYRGTVDEQYVPYILPQENGNKTDVRWLALTNEAGTGLLAVAQPTMEASVSHYTATDLYAAFHTNELTRRDEVILNLDLMQCGLGGASCGPGTLPQYLLLPGSYTFRVRLRPISAGDDVQSLSRLLMPLAAG
- the rbsC gene encoding ribose ABC transporter permease (functions to transport ribose at high affinity; forms a complex with RbsA2C2B) codes for the protein MPGTRRRTDWRLFFQRYGLFMVFLLLCAALTLASDRFLTVDNLLNILRQSAINGIISVGMMMVILTRGIDLSVGSILALATLITASMVQGGAEPVLGLLVCLVVGGALGLITGLLVSVVRIPPFIATLGMMTFARGLALVYSGGQPITGLGDGFRQIGTGFLGPIPMPVVVAAVVFVGGYLLLNHTTLGRHIFALGDNERAAYVSGLPTRRITAFVYVLSGVLSALAGAILVARLNSAQPTAGMGFEFDAIAAVVVGGTSFDGGEGTVPGTLLGVLIIGVLNNGLNLLNVPSFYQGVVQGAVIALALLLHRLIR
- the rbsB gene encoding ribose ABC transporter substrate-binding protein RbsB; translated protein: MTRRIAAVMLVLALLVAPLAVVSGQEGYTLGLSLSTLNNPFFVTLRDGAQAAADALGVELVVVDSQDDPATEAANMEDLIAQGVDAILVNPTDADAIVPSILAANAAGIPVFTIDRGAAGGEVVSHIASDNVAGGTMAGRFLCKLLGGQGKVVELEGIAGTSAARDRGAGFNAYLSESCPGLEVVARQTANFNRAEGLSVFENILQAEPEIDGVFAHNDEMILGAIEAATAAGRAADIKFVGFDAIDDAVAAVQAGTLAATVAQQPALMGDLGVRTAVAYLNGETVEAYIPVALRLVQKLTLGLSLSTLNNPFFVTLRDGAQAAADALGTVELVVVDSQDDPATEAANMEDLIAQGVDAILVNPTDADAIVPSILAANAAGIPVFTIDRGAAGGEVVSHIASDNVAGGRLAGEFLCNALGGQGKVVELEGIAGTSAARDRGAGFNAYLSESCPGLEVVARQTANFNRAEGLSVFENILQAEAEIDGVFAHNDEMILGAIEAATAAGREGIVFVGFDAIDDAVAAVQAGTLAATIAQQPALMGELGVMTAAAYLGGEEVPASIPVALSLVTAE
- the rbsD gene encoding D-ribose pyranase; its protein translation is MKKTGLLNQPLSAVIAGLGHTDMLVIGDAGLPIPAGPQRIDLAVSAGVPPFLEVVRAVLGEMAVQGAIVATEMASVSPAMHAALRDILGDIPVEVVPHEVFKARTREARAIVRTGEFTPYANVILIAGVVF
- a CDS encoding LacI family DNA-binding transcriptional regulator, whose protein sequence is MATIRDVAERAGVSVSTVSHVINGTRRVSRETQERVQAAMTALHYQPNRLARSLRSRRTQTLGVLLPNSANPFFAQVLLGIEAAGYDHGYNVILGNANDDPRRELAYLDILLSKQVDGVVLVSTGAYGAALDFLMAHDAPVVMVDRSPGEAYDSFQIDTVFVENTRGGVLATEYLLRLGHRAIGCISGPSLLTSSAERVIGYRQALIEAGVGVDETLIVAGDFQHESGYRACRELLARPSPPTALFVCNDLMAVGALCAAHEAGLRVPEDISIVGFDDIPLASFSVPRLTTVAQPARQLGARAVALLVSRLKDRQLPARHERLPVHLVERDSCQRYKGRE